The Henckelia pumila isolate YLH828 chromosome 2, ASM3356847v2, whole genome shotgun sequence genome includes a window with the following:
- the LOC140884494 gene encoding homeobox-leucine zipper protein ATHB-40-like, translated as MDPPKYDPRMLLDISQLYSSESYSQILPEQGKENTAKARRRRKKMKNMDGENGGVTSMLRKTKLNEEQVNVLETNFGSEHKLESERKDRLAAELGLQPRQVAVWFQNRRAKWKSQKLEEEYSMLKSQHDSAVVEKCCLETELLKLKEQLNDAEKKIQRLSSNSPTSSFSMDPSYVGEFGTQGLESVFYFPNNAFVPGMQWDHFYCV; from the exons ATGGACCCTCCTAAGTACGATCCTCGAATGCTACTCGACATTTCTCAGTTATATTCTTCTGAATCTTACAGCCAAATTCTACCAGAACAAG GGAAGGAAAATACGGCGAAGGCGCGGCGGAGACGTAAGAAGATGAAGAATATGGATGGAGAAAATGGTGGGGTGacgtcgatgttgaggaagacGAAGCTGAACGAAGAGCAAGTGAATGTTTTGGAGACGAATTTTGGGAGCGAGCATAAACTGGAGTCGGAGAGGAAGGATAGGCTGGCGGCGGAGCTGGGGCTGCAGCCGCGTCAGGTGGCGGTGTGGTTCCAGAACCGCCGGGCCAAGTGGAAGAGCCAGAAGCTGGAGGAGGAATACTCCATGCTTAAGTCCCAACATGACTCCGCCGTCGTAGAAAAATGCTGCCTTGAAACTGAG CTTTTAAAGCTTAAAGAGCAACTAAATGACGCAGAGAAGAAGATACAGAGGCTATCAAGCAATAGTCCAACTTCATCCTTCTCAATGGATCCATCATATGTTGGGGAATTCGGAACACAAGGATTAGAAAGCGTGTTTTACTTTCCAAACAACGCTTTTGTTCCCGGCATGCAATGGGATCATTTTTACTGTGTGTGA
- the LOC140882908 gene encoding uncharacterized protein yields MGLGLRVSRVRGAADFRSKNLLPTNLGAMKARKIFGISLSLIIINMAAIMERADENLLPAVYKEVSETFEAGPSDLGYLTFIRNFVQGLASPVAGVLAMNYDRPTVLSIGILCWALSTAAVGVSKYFLQVAFWRAVNGVGLAIVIPALQSFIADSYSDGVRGAGFGFLNLVGTVGGIGGGAIATVMAGYNFWGMPGWRFSFIVMASLSALIGFLVFRFVVDPRRASDGHDTIKISDRENLIEKEITSSTTIWLESWATMKAVMKVPTFRYIVLQGLVGSIPWTAIVFFTLWFELIGFDHNSAAALVGLFAAGCALGSFLGGVIADKMSQIYPLAGRVMCAQFSSFTGIPFSIFLLTVIPQTVTSYYTFAVTLFFMGLTVSWCATATNGPMFAEVVPVKHRTMIYAFDRAFELSFSSFAAPLVGILAEKMYGYDPKSVDPVLGSPREAYALSRGLISMMVVPTALCCLFYTPLYWTFKQDRENARLGGSKETEML; encoded by the exons ATGGGCCTTGGCCTGAGGGTATCCAGAGTTCGTGGGGCTGCTGATTTTCGATCCAAGAATCTGCTTCCGACAAATCTTGGAGCCATGAA AGCAAGAAAAATTTTCGGGATTTCTCTTTCTTTAATTATCATCAATATGGCCGCTATAATGGAGCGCGCTGATGAGAATCTCCTTCCTGCTGTTTATAAAGAAGTCAGTGAAACCTTTGAAGCTGGGCCATCTGATCTTGGATACCTTACGTTCATACGAAACTTTGTGCAAGGGTTAGCATCACCTGTTGCAGGTGTATTAGCCATGAATTATGACCGCCCAACCGTTCTTTCAATTGGCATTCTATGTTGGGCATTATCTACAGCAGCGGTTGGTGTAAGCAAATATTTCCTTCAAGTTGCATTTTGGCGAGCAGTAAATGGCGTTGGACTAGCAATTGTTATACCGGCACTTCAGTCTTTTATCGCAGATAGCTATTCGGATGGTGTGAGAGGTGCTGGATTTGGGTTTTTGAATCTTGTTGGAACAGTGGGAGGTATAGGAGGTGGTGCTATTGCAACAGTTATGGCTGGTTACAATTTTTGGGGAATGCCCGGATGGAGATTCTCCTTTATCGTGATGGCAAGTTTAAGTGCATTAATCGGGTTTCTTGTTTTTCGCTTTGTTGTTGATCCAAGAAGAGCTAGTGACGGTCATGATACGATCAAGATTTCTGATAG GGAGAATTTGATAGAGAAAGAAATTACAAGTTCTACGACTATATGGTTGGAATCATGGGCGACCATGAAAGCCGTTATGAAAGTGCCAACCTTTCGGTACATTGTTTTACAAGGTCTTGTTGGCTCAATCCCTTGGACAGCCATCGTTTTCTTCACCTTGTGGTTTGAGTTAATAG GCTTTGATCACAACAGTGCAGCAGCTTTGGTTGGTCTTTTCGCTGCTGGGTGCGCTCTAGGGTCGTTTCTTGGAGGTGTAATAGCCGACAAAATGTCCCAAATATACCCTTTAGCTGGACGTGTCATGTGTGCACAGTTCAGCTCATTTACAGGAATcccattttcaatatttcttcTGACTGTCATCCCACAAACTGTAACCAGCTACTACACATTTGCTGTCACCTTATTCTTTATGGGGCTAACAGTAAGTTGGTGTGCAACCGCCACAAATGGCCCTATGTTTGCTGAGGTTGTCCCCGTAAAACACCGTACCATGATATACGCCTTTGATCGTGCTTTTGAGCTGTCATTCTCCTCGTTCGCAGCCCCCCTTGTGGGGATCCTTGCAGAGAAGATGTACGGGTACGATCCCAAGTCTGTGGATCCGGTTCTTGGGTCGCCTAGAGAGGCGTATGCTTTGTCGAGAGGGCTTATCTCGATGATGGTGGTTCCTACTGCCTTGTGCTGCTTGTTTTACACTCCTTTGTACTGGACTTTTAAGCAGGACAGGGAGAATGCTAGGCTAGGTGGTTCCAAGGAAACTGAGATGCTATGA
- the LOC140883231 gene encoding pentatricopeptide repeat-containing protein At5g15010, mitochondrial, with the protein MRRKLVGMSTIILGLRKNINFNHITGNVQGPLCSLFRQPSISTGSRVCDYYLCTAPLDVTYAAKPFFFRSFSSPRHGQGDVEPEFENGTECELLDCEGVVDQGPSCDAKTILDILSTCPAQEKCSKLDRCGVKVTHQLVSDVISRTRNDWEKAFTFFLWAGRQPAYEHSVREFHSMIAILGKFKKFDTAWSLINDMQAASLLTPRTILIMIWKYAAVHDVAKAISAFYAHKKYKFEIGLVEFQGLLSGLCRYKNVKDAEHLLFCNQTVFPLNAKSFNIILNGWFNVVGDSREGNRIWWEMERRGIRYDVYSYSSILSCYSKVGNLNKVLRLFDEMKALGIEPDKKVYNAVILALAKGGLQKEARNLMKTMDEKGFTPDSVTYNSLIMPLCKFKLFDEAKLVFDEMIERRRFPTIRTYHAFFRILKTGEQVFELLQKMHITGCHPSHDTYIMLIRKFCRWRQLDNVFQLWSEMSKNGLDPDRSSYIVLIHGLFLNGKLEEAYNYYQEMKAKHLLPEPKTEEMLQDWVRGKKDAEFPVTDQKGNQSTFHVTDPNDNPACFKSPRQLDLSSQKSKECSFPQPELRSFIRERGFSFPDN; encoded by the coding sequence ATGAGAAGAAAGCTGGTGGGTATGTCTACCATCATTCTTGGGCTTCGAAAGAACATCAATTTCAATCACATAACGGGAAATGTGCAAGGCCCTCTTTGTTCTCTGTTCCGACAGCCTAGTATCAGTACCGGTAGTAGAGTTTGCGACTACTACCTTTGTACTGCTCCATTGGATGTGACTTATGCTGCAAAACCATTCTTTTTCAGGTCTTTTTCATCCCCGAGACACGGCCAGGGTGATGTTGAGCCTGAGTTCGAGAATGGTACCGAGTGCGAGTTGTTAGATTGTGAAGGTGTTGTAGATCAAGGCCCTTCTTGCGATGCAAAAACTATCTTGGACATTTTGTCGACGTGCCCTGCTCAAGAAAAGTGTAGTAAACTCGACCGATGCGGAGTGAAGGTGACACACCAGTTAGTTTCTGATGTGATTTCTCGAACACGGAATGATTGGGAAAAAGCATTCACCTTCTTTCTGTGGGCTGGCAGGCAGCCAGCGTACGAGCATTCTGTGCGGGAATTCCACTCGATGATAGCTATTCTGGGTAAGTTCAAAAAGTTCGATACAGCTTGGAGTTTGATCAATGATATGCAAGCCGCATCTCTTTTGACTCCACGGACAATATTGATAATGATCTGGAAATATGCGGCTGTGCACGACGTGGCAAAGGCGATCAGCGCTTTTTATGCACACAAGAAATATAAGTTTGAGATTGGACTGGTTGAATTCCAAGGCCTGCTCTCGGGGCTCTGTCGGTACAAGAATGTCAAAGATGCGGAACATTTACTTTTCTGCAACCAAACTGTGTTTCCTCTCAACGCCAAAAGTTTTAACATTATTCTTAATGGATGGTTTAATGTGGTTGGTGACTCCCGTGAGGGAAACCGAATTTGGTGGGAGATGGAGAGGAGAGGGATCAGGTATGATGTTTATTCCTATTCTAGTATTTTGTCTTGCTATTCGAAAGTTGGCAACTTGAACAAGGTGCTGCGATTGTTTGACGAGATGAAAGCATTGGGCATTGAACCGGACAAGAAAGTTTACAATGCAGTGATTCTTGCTCTGGCCAAAGGCGGGCTTCAGAAAGAAGCTCGAAATCTCATGAAAACAATGGATGAGAAGGGTTTTACTCCTGATTCAGTCACTTATAACTCGCTCATCATGCCTCTTTGTAAATTCAAGCTATTTGATGAAGCTAAACTAGTGTTTGATGAGATGATTGAAAGACGCCGTTTCCCTACTATCCGCACTTACCATGCTTTCTTTCGTATTTTGAAGACGGGAGAACAAGTGTTTGAGCTCTTGCAGAAGATGCATATAACAGGATGCCATCCAAGCCATGACACATATATAATGTTGATCAGGAAGTTTTGCCGCTGGAGACAACTTGACAATGTCTTCCAACTGTGGAGCGAGATGAGCAAGAATGGACTTGATCCTGATCGAAGCTCATACATTGTGCTGATACACGGTCTCTTTTTGAATGGGAAACTAGAGGAGGCATACAATTACTATCAAGAAATGAAGGCAAAACATTTGTTGCCTGAGCCAAAAACAGAGGAAATGCTTCAGGATTGGGTGAGAGGCAAAAAGGACGCAGAATTTCCCGTGACTGATCAAAAAGGCAATCAATCTACATTTCACGTGACTGATCCAAATGACAATCCTGCCTGTTTTAAGTCACCACGACAGCTAGATTTAAGTTCACAAAAATCTAAGGAATGCAGTTTTCCACAACCGGAATTGAGAAGCTTTATCAGGGAACGTGGCTTTTCTTTCCCAGATAATTAG